In Corylus avellana chromosome ca2, CavTom2PMs-1.0, the following proteins share a genomic window:
- the LOC132170561 gene encoding uncharacterized protein LOC132170561, translating to MAAETLPLPNGVVANGDLGSNPNSSAAKKSRESDRRRRRRKQKKNNKASQAADPSSVYDNDAEDEDDKENNDTQQIVVKVEYVPEQAEFDDSMYEEFKQIFDRFNFHEAAGTEEDDKKDESALNAALSKKSDSDSEEEEQDNQQKEKGVSNKKKKLQRRMKIAELKQICSRPDVVEVWDATAADPKLLVFLKSYRNSVPVPRHWCQKRKFLQGKRGIEKQPFQLPDFIAATGIEKIRQAYIEKEDSKKLKQKQRERMQPKMGKMDIDYQVLHDAFFKYQTKPKLTSLGDLYHEGKEFEVKLREMKPGMLSQELKEALGMPEGAPPPWLINMQRYGPPPSYPHLKIPGLNAPIPPGASFGYHPGGWGKPPVDELGRPLYGDVFGVHQQEQPNYEEEPVDKTKHWGDLEEEEEEEEEEEEEEQIEEEELEDGIQSVDSLSSTPTGVETPDVIDLRKQQRKEPERPLYQVLEEKEEKIAPGTLLGTTHTYVVNTGTQDKTAAKRVDLLRGQKSDKVDVTLQPEELELMDNVLPAKYEEAREEEKQRSQREDFSDMVAENEKKRKRKMQDKDGKSKKKDFKF from the exons ATGGCCGCGGAGACTCTTCCGCTCCCGAACGGCGTCGTTGCAAACGGAGATCTGGGATCAAACCCTAACTCCAGCGCTGCTAAGAAGTCGCGCGAGAGCGATCGGCGTCGTCGTCGgcggaagcagaagaagaacaACAAGGCCTCTCAGGCGGCGGACCCGTCCTCCGTCTACGATAACGACGCTGAGGATGAAGATGACAAGGAGAATAACGATACTCAACAG ATTGTTGTTAAAGTGGAGTATGTGCCGGAGCAGGCAGAGTTTGATGATAGTATGTATGAAGAATTTAAGCAAATTTTTGATAGATTCAATTTCCATGAAGCTGCCGGAACTGAG GAGGATGATAAAAAGGACGAGTCTGCCCTAAATGCAGCATTGAGCAAGAAGTCTGACTCAGACTCAGAAGAGGAAGAACAGGATAACCAACAAAAAGAGAAAGGCGTgtcaaataagaagaaaaag CTTCAACGGCGGATGAAGATTGCTGAATTGAAGCAAATTTGCTCTAGGCCTGATGTTGTTGAG GTGTGGGATGCAACTGCTGCAGACCCGAAGTTACTAGTGTTTTTGAAATCATACCGAAATTCTGTGCCTGTCCCTAGGCATTGGTGTCAGAAAAGGAAATTTTTGCAG ggaAAGCGTGGTATTGAGAAACAGCCTTTTCAGCTTCCTGATTTTATTGCTGCAACAGGAATTGAGAAAATCAGACAG GCTTACATTGAAAAGGAGGATAGTAAGAAGTTAAAGCAGAAGCAACGGGAGCGGATGCAGCCGAAGATGGGAAAGATGGATATTGACTATCAG GTTCTCCATGAtgctttttttaaataccaaactAAGCCAAAGCTTACAAGTCTTGGAGATCTGTATCATGAAGGCAAAGAGTTTGAG GTGAAGTTAAGGGAAATGAAGCCAGGCATGCTGTCGCAAGAACTAAAAGAAGCTCTTGGTATGCCAGAGGGTGCTCCTCCCCCATGGCTTATCAATATGCAG AGATACGGTCCTCCACCATCATACCCACATCTGAAAATTCCTGGGCTGAATGCTCCTATCCCTCCTGGAGCTAGCTTTGGTTACCATCCTGGTGGCTGGGGCAAGCCTCCTGTCGATGAA CTTGGACGTCCTTTATATGGAGATGTGTTCGGTGTTCATCAACAAGAACAGCCTAACTATGAG GAAGAGCCAGTTGATAAGACCAAGCATTGGGGTGAtttggaggaagaggaagaggaagaggaagaagaggaagaggaagaacaGATTGAGGAAGAAGAATTAGAGGACGGCATTCAATCTGTAGATAGCCTTTCAAG tACTCCTACCGGTGTGGAGACACCTGATGTTATTGACCTTCGAAAGCAGCAGAGGAAGGAACCTGAGAGGCCTCTTTACCAA gtacttgaagaaaaagaagagaaaattgctCCTGGGACTCTGCTTGGAACAACACACAC ATACGTTGTTAACACTGGAACCCAAGACAAGACAGCTGCCAAAAGG GTTGATCTGCTTAGAGGTCAGAAATCAGATAAAGTGGATGTCACTCTACAACCAGAAGAGTTGGAACTCATGGATAATGTTTTGCCAGCGAA GTACGAGGAAGCAAGAGAGGAAGAGAAGCAGCGGAGTCAGCGGGAAGATTTCAGTGACATGGTTGCAGAG AatgagaagaaaaggaagcggAAGATGCAAGACAAGGACGGGAAATCAAAGAAGAAGGATTTCAAGTTCTAG